ATCGATGGCCGCAACATGGTCATGGTGATCGGTCCGCTGAAGAACAAGGCAGAAGCCAAGGCTGAAGCCCGGCGTGCAGCCCAGCGTGCCGAAGCCAAGGCGCAGAACGAGGCCAAGGCCTCCGGACGCGTGGACACCACGGGTGACCAGGCTCCGCTGACGCAGACCCTGGGCGACCTTCTTCCGGCAGGCCTGCTTGCTTCCGAAGAAGAGCCCACGCAGGAAACTGTGGAGGCTTCCGAGGCTGAAACACCCGTTGCCGAAGAGGCTCCGGTTGTTGAGGAAGCTCCGGTAGTCGAAGAGGCACCGGTTGTTGAGGAAGCTCCGGTAGTCGAAGAGGCGCCGGTTGTTGAGGAAGCTCCGGTAGTCGAAGCGTCACCGGTAGCTGAAGCGGCTCCGGTAGTCGAAGAAGCACCCGTGGTTGAGAAAGCCCCGGCTGTGAAGGCTGCACCGGCGGAGAAAGCACCGGCCCCCAAGGCAGCCCCCGCACCGGCAGCTCCGAGGCCAGCTGTTCCGGCTGCTGCCCCGAAGCCTGCAGTTCCCTCGGCTCCGAAGCCCGTCGCCAAGCCGGCAGCTCCCAAGCCGGCAGCTCGGCCCGCAGCCCCCAAGGCTGCGCCGAAGCCTGCATCACGCAAGACCAACTAGTTCAACGCCGCGGAGGCTCTGGCCTCCAACGGCAAGCAACCAGCACGCCGGCCCTTGTAGGCCGGCTGCACGAAAGAACTGCGGACTTTGTCCGTGGACACGTAAGGAGATCGGTTCCCATGCCGAAGATGAAGACCCACAGCGGTGCTAAGAAGCGCTTCAAGCTGACCGGCACCGGCAAGCTGAAGCGTCAGCAGGCCAACCGCCGCCACTACCTGGAGCACA
This genomic stretch from Micrococcaceae bacterium Sec5.1 harbors:
- the rpmI gene encoding 50S ribosomal protein L35 codes for the protein MPKMKTHSGAKKRFKLTGTGKLKRQQANRRHYLEHKSSTLTRRLAGDKIVFKGDAKVIKKMLGV
- the infC gene encoding translation initiation factor IF-3; this encodes MRLVGPAGEQVGIVRIEDALRLAAESDLDLVEVAPQAKPPVCKLMDFGKYKYEAAVKAREARKNQTNTVLKEIRFRLKIDKHDYETKRGHALRFLGAGDKVKAMIQFRGREQQRPEMGIRLLQKFAEDVAEVGIVESSPRIDGRNMVMVIGPLKNKAEAKAEARRAAQRAEAKAQNEAKASGRVDTTGDQAPLTQTLGDLLPAGLLASEEEPTQETVEASEAETPVAEEAPVVEEAPVVEEAPVVEEAPVVEEAPVVEEAPVVEASPVAEAAPVVEEAPVVEKAPAVKAAPAEKAPAPKAAPAPAAPRPAVPAAAPKPAVPSAPKPVAKPAAPKPAARPAAPKAAPKPASRKTN